A stretch of DNA from Desulfovibrio desulfuricans DSM 642:
GCGCCCAACAAGTTCATGGCCCTTGCCTCCCAGGATGCCATCGTGCGCTTCAGTGCCGCCCTGCGCGGTCTGGCCGTGGCTTTGGTCAAAATAGCCAACGACATGCGCTGGCTGGCGGCTGGCCCGCGTTGCGGCCTAGGCGAACTGCAACTGCCGGAAAACGAACCCGGTTCGTCCATCATGCCCGGCAAGATCAACCCCACCCAGTGCGAGGCCCTGATCATGATCTCCATACAGGTCATGGGCAACGACAGTGCCGTGGCCCTTGCGGGCAGCCAGGGCAATTTTGAGCTCAATGTCATGCGCCCCGTAGCCATCAAAAATGTGCTGCAATCCATCAATATTCTGGGCGACGGTTGCCGCAAGTTCAGGGAACATTCCGTTGAAGGCACAAGGCTCAACAGGGCGAAAATTGATTCGTTCGTCAATAATTCCCTGATGCTGGTCACGGCGCTTTCGCCCGTTATCGGCTATCAGCAGGCGGCAAAAATTGCAGAGAAGGCCTCGGCGGAAGGGCTCACTCTCAGGCAGGCGGCTCTGGAGCTGGGAAGCGTGACCGAAGAACAGTTCGACAGCATCGTGCGGCCAGAAACCATGATCGGCAACGGCCTGGCTGGCGCGTAGGCTCGGAGGCCTGCACGCGCCCTGAAATCAAACATCCGGCAGGGAATCCCCTGCCGGATGTTTGATTTTGCAAAAGCGTCCCGCACTGGGCGGGCCGCATGCTATGCGAAGTTGTAGCCCTGTTCCAGCGCCTTGGCGTTGGCGGAGATCAGTTTGGCATAGTGCGCGCTGACCACACGGTTCAGCGCTTCCTGCACCACATTGAGGGGCAGCGCGCCCGTTGCCTTGAGCCATGCGCCCAGGGCCACCATGTTGGCCATTTTCACATTGCCCAGTTCGTGGGCCATGTCGTTCACGGGAATGTAGACCGTGCGCTTTGCGGCATCGAGCAGGTTCTGCGCCACCAGCGAGGCATTGACGATCTGTACGCCATCCGCGCTCAGCCGGGGCTGGAACTTGGAAAGCGAAGGCTCGTTGAGAATGATGGTGGACATGGGCTCGCGCACCAGGGGCGAGCCGATGTGGTGCTCATCAAGCACCACAGTGCAGTTGGCCGTGCCGCCGCGCATTTCTGCCCCATAAACGGGGATAAAGCTCACTTCAAGCCCGTGTTCCATGCCGGCCTGCGCCAGCAGGTTGCCAATAAGCATGACGCCCTGACCGCCAAAACCGGCAATAATCACATCCTGATATGCGTTAGACATGATCCGCCTCCACGCTGGCCGTCACATCCTTGTACACCCCAAGGGGGAATACGGGCATCATGGCCTCGGCAATCCGCTTGTTGGCGGCAATGGGATCCAGATGCCAGTTGGTGGGGCAGCCGGAAAGCAGCTCGATGAAGCCAAAGCCAAGACCCTGCAACTGCACTTCAAAGGCTTTGCGCATGGCCTTTTTTGATTCGCGCACATGCTTGACCGAATCCAGCGAGCAGCGGGCGGAATAGGCCACGCCGTCCAGCTGGGCCATGATCTCGGCCATGCGGATGGGGCCGCCCTCATTGCTGATGGAGCGCCCCTGCCGCGATGTGGTGGTCTTTTGGCCCACCAGGGTGGTGGGGGCCATCTGCCCGCCGGTCATGCCGTACACCGTGTTGTTGATGAAGATGCCGGTGATCTTTTCGCCACGGTTGGCGGCGTGCATGGATTCGGCCATGCCGATGGCAGCCATGTCGCCGTCGCCCTGATAGGTGAACACCACAGCATCAGGGCGGGCGCGGCGTACGCCTGTGGCCACGGCGCAGGCGCGGCCATGCGGGGCCTCAAGGCCGTCCACGTTAAAGTAATCGTAAGTGAATGTGGCGCAGCCCACCGAGGCCACCAGAATGGTGCGTTCGGCCACGCCCAGTTCGTGCAGCACCTCGCTCACCAGCCTGTGGGCAATGCCGTGGTGGCAGCCGGGGCAATAGTGGGTGGGGCGCTCGTTGAGCACGGGATTGGTATCAAAAACCAGGCTTTCGCCCTCGGCGGGACGCAATGCGTCCAGTTCCTGAGCTTGCATGATTAGTTCTCCTTGAGGGCCTGAAGCATGGGTTCGCGCAGGGCATCGGCGCCGATGAACAGCCCCGGCATGACGCCGTGCCACAGCACGGATGCGGGCGCAACGCCCGGCTGGCCAAAGAGGGCCAGGCGGACATCTTCCACCATCTGCCCCGTGTTCTGCTCCATAACCAGAAAACGCCGGCCGGGCGCAAGAGCGCGCAGGGCTTCATCCGGGAAGGGGAACAGGGTAATGGGCCGGAACAGGCCGATTTTATGCCCCTGGGCGCGCAACTGGCGGATGGCGCTGCGCGCAATGCGGGCAATGGAGCCAAAGGCCACCACGATCAGTTCCGCATCGTCAGTATCAACGCATTCAAAGGCGCAGTCGGCCTTCATGGATTCGTACTTGCGCATGAGCATGCGGTTGCGCTCGGCCAGCGCCCCTTCGGCCAGATAGACCGACTTGAGCAGGCGCGGCTGCGCGCCGGGGCCACGGCGGCCATAACCTTCCATACGCCAAGGCGCGGCAAGGGCGGCCAGTTCCTCGGCGGGCACGGCGTCCCTGGGCGGCACGCGGCGCACGGGTTCCTTGATCTGGCCCACGATGGCATCGCCCAGCACCATGACCGGGTTGGCGTATTTGAATGCCAGAGCAAAGGCCCTGAACATAAAATCATAGCATTCCTGAGCGGTGGAGGGGGCCAGCACCAGATTACGGTGGTCGCCGTGCCCGCCGCCCTTGACGGCCTGAAAATAATCGCCCTGCGAGGGGCCGATATCGCCAAGGCCGGGGCCGCCGCGCTGCATGTTGACGATCACGCCGGGGATCTGGCTGCCCGCCATGTAGGAAATGCCTTCCTGCATGAGCGAAATGCCGCAGCTGGAAGATGACGTAAGCGCAGGAATGCCGCTGGCTGCCGCACCCAGCACCATGTTGATGGCGCCAACTTCGCTTTCGGCCTGCACAAACTGGCCGCCGACTTCGGGCAAGAGGCTGGAGAGGGATTCCGGCACTTCATTCTGCGGGGTGATGGGGTAGCCGAAATAGCAGCGGCAGCCCGCATCTATAGCGCCAAAGGCCACGGCCTCGTTGCCCTTGATGAGCACACGTTCGGTTGCAGCGCTCATGCCTTGTCCCCCTTGGTTTTCGCGCTTTTGAACACGCGTATGGCCACATCGGGACACATGACCGCGCACGAGGCGCAGCCCGTGCATTGGCCTTCCATTTCCATCACTTCATAACCGTGGCGGTTAAAACGGCCCGAAGGCCTGAGGATGTGCACCGGGCAGACTTCCACACACAGGCGGCAGCCCTTGCAGCGCTCTTCCATAAATACAACTCTTGACATTTCAGCTCCTTGGGATTCCACACCCGCTTCATGGAACAATTAGCGAATAAGCATGGCATCGCCATATGAGAAGAACCGATACCCCCTGCTCACAGCCTCGGCATAAGCGGCAAGCACGCGCTCGCGCCCGGCCAGGGCAGAAACCAGCATGATCAGGGAGGACTCAGGCAGATGAAAGTTTGTCAGCAGGCCATCAACTACACGGAAGGGCCTGCCGGGGTACAAAAAGATGTCCGTCCAACCGGTAAAGGGCTGCACCCTGCCGCACAATTCGGCCACGCCCTCCATAGAGCGCAGGCTGGTGGTGCCAACGGCAATCACAGGCCGCCCTTCACGCTTGGCCTCGGCAATGGCAAGCGCCGTCGCCTCGGGCATTTCCACATATTCCCTGTGCATGCGGTGGCCGCGTATGTCGGCGCTGCGCACAGGGCTGAAGGTGCCGTAACCCACATACAGGGTTACGTCCGCCCACTGAAAGCCTCTGGCCTTCAGGGTTTCTCGCATCTCGGGGGTAAAGTGCAGCCCCGCCGTGGGCGCGGCCACAGAACCCGTCTTGTCCTCGCGGGAATAGATGGTCTGGTAGCGGCTCAGATCTTCTTCCGCATCTGTCCGCTTGATGTAGGGCGGCAGGGGAATGTGCCCGGTGGCGGCAAAGGCCTTGGAAAGGTCCCCGTCCCAGGCCAGACGCACACGCCGATGCCCGAATTCGCCCGATTCCAGCACGGTCACGCTGATGCCCGCGCCAAATTCAAGCTTTTCACCATCACGAATGCTGCCGCCGGAGCGTATGAGCCCCTCGACTTCCGCGCTGGAGCCGCCAAGCTTGTCGGGCCGTCCCCTTTCAAGCACCAGCGGCAGGGGCGTGAGCAGCAGAAACTCCACCTTGCCGCCAGTGGAGCGTGTTCCCAGCAGGCGCGCCTGCAATACGCGGGAATTGTTGGCTACCAGCAACGCGCCCTCGGGCAGGCAGTCCGGCAGATCGCTGAACTGGTGGTGCTCAAGCTCAAGCGCACCCTGGCGCGGCATGACCAGCAGACGCGAGTTCCCGCGCTCTTCAGGCGGGAACTGGGCTATCTGCGCTTCAGGCAATGCAAAATTATAACTTTCGAGAAAAAAATCCGCTTCCTCAGTGGGCATAATACGTGGGCCTCATTAATGAACCTCTCACGCCGCGGACTTGTCAGCATGCGGCGGAGGCGCTAGTGTACTTGGGTTGCTTCCGGAGCATTTCACGCCGGGAGGAGGAGATTATAGCCATGCGACGCCCGCTTGTCATCCTTGCAGTCACCCTGCTTGCCGCTCTGATGGCGGGCTGCTCGACGATGGAAATCAGCAATCCCTTTACCAATGACCCCCTTACGGGCGGCGTTGATACTGGCACAAGCCAACTTTTGGGGGTTTCCACACCTGCCGGAATGCAGCGTTTCCCCACCCACGGATACCAGACCGCCGGGGCTGGCGGCGCGCAAGGGCTTGAAATATTTCGCGGTGATGCCGACATGGGTTTTGTAGCCCAGATCATGTTCACCGGCTTGCAGGGTCAGGGCTGGCATTTGCGCATGGCCCAGCGCAAGGGCATACGCAGCGTATACGTGTACGAACGCAGCTCAACCGTGGCTACGCTGACAATTGAACGGGAAACCATGGGCACCGTGCTTGCCATCTGGGTTGCTGACCGCATGCCCGATGGAGCAACCCTGCCCATGCAGGAAAATACTGGCACCAACGGCTACGGCGGGGGCAACAGCGGCAGCGGCAGCTCGTCCGGTTACAGCGAAAGCTCTGGCAGTGGCGGCGGCATGAATTCCTCCCCCAAGCCTGGCTTTACTGAAAGCTGGGGCGGCAACAAGGGCGGTCTACAGGAGCGAAACCTATGAGCGAAAGCAAAAGTGGCCTGAACACTCCCTTTGACCAGAGCACCCGTTACGAACGCAAGCGCCTGCACCTTGGCGTGTGCGGTTCCGTGGCCTGCTACAAGGCCGCCGATCTTTTGCGCGCATGGACAGGCATGGGCATACATGTTTCGGCCACGCTCACGCCGGGCGCGCGCCGCTTTGTGGCTCCCCTGCTCTTTGAGTCGCTGGGCGCTGCCCCGGTGTATGAAGACATGTTTTCACAGGGGCAGGATGTTTTTTCCCACCTTGAACCGGGACAACACGCGCAGGCTCTGGTAGTGGCTCCGGCATCGGCTGACGCCCTGTTCCGTCTGGCGCACGGCGCGGCGGGCGACATGCTGGCCGCGCAGGCTCTGGCCTTTGACGGGCCAATAGTGATCGCCCCGGCCATGAATCCGCGCATGTGGGCCAACCCAGCCACGCAGGCCAACATTGACATTTTGCGGCAACGCGGGGCGCATATTGTAATCCCAGCATGCGGCGGCACGGCCTGCGGCGAACAGGGCGAGGGCCGTCTTGCCCCCCTGCACGATATTTTTCTGGCTGCCCTGCGCGCGCTTTCGCCGCAGGACATGGCGGGCAAACGCGTTATGGTCACGCTGGGCCCCACCCGCGAGGCATGGGACGGCGTGCGCTTCTGGTCAAATCCTTCCAGCGGCCTCATGGGCGCGGCGCTGGCCGTGGCGGCATGGCTGCGCGGCGCAGAGGTTACTGCCGTCTGCGGCCCCGGCGTGCGCGCACGTTTGCCGCGCGAAATCGCCCGGCACGATGTTGTGAGCGCCCGCGACATGTTTCAGGCCGCCGCCGATATCTGGCCCGGCATGGACATGGGCATGTTCACCGCTGCTGTGGCGGATTTTTCGCCCCAGCCCTTTGGCCCCCGCAAATTCAAGAAAGCGGACGCTCCGGACGGCCTTACCGTGGCCTTTACGCCCAACCCTGATATTCTGCGCACCCTTTCCGCGGGCCGCAAGCCAGGCCAGAAGGTGCTGGGCTTTGCCGCGGAAACCGCCGCCGACATGCAGGCCCTGCTGCCGCTGGCCCATACCAAGCTCCAAGGCAAAAAGGCTGATGTGCTGGCCGCCAACCGCGTCAACGCCACAGATAGCGGCTTTGGCGCTGTCACCAATTCCATGGCTGTTGTAGACGCAACCGGGCATGAAGAGATCTGGCCCAACCAAAGCAAGGCTGATGTGGCCTGGGAACTGTGTTCATGGCTTTTGCGCTCGTAAACCCCGTCAGCGCGCTCTGGCAGCGCCGTGGGCTTACCACCCTGCTCATGCCCGAAGGCTACGATGCCTTTGCCGCCCCCCAACAGGAGGCGTCTCGCGCGGCATCCGCCAACGCCCGCAGCCAGACGCATACAGGCCAGGCGCATACGGGCCAGGCGCATACGGGCCAGCCCGCGCGGGAGCGCCAGCCATGGCAGCAAAGTCCACGATCGGCAAGCCCCGCGCCAAACCGTGAAGTGCCGCCCCAGCGGCGGCCCCACATGCCCGCAGGGCCGGATACCGCCCATGCCGAAGCCGCTCCAGCCGCAGAGCAGAGCAAGGCCGCCGCTTGGCTGCCCTTGCCTCCCCACGTGTGGCCTGCCCCCTGGCAGGCCCGACTGGAACAGACCCGCCCCGGCCCGATATTGTGGACATACTGGAATCTTGGCCCCGACCTCTGCGACCCGCAGACTCCGGGCCGTCTGGAACGCCGCCAGTTTTTGCAGCGCCTGCTGAAAGATCTGGGGCATCCCGCTGGTACGCATACCTTCTGGCCCTCGTGCCTCCCTCCCGATCCCGCTGCATTGCCGCCAGCCGTACCACCCATGGCGGACAATGGCTTTGCGGCCAATGCGGACGTGTTCTGGTCTGGCGCTGCCCAACTCCGCGCCAGAGGCGTGGTGGTCATGGGTTCGGCGGCAGCCAATGCCGTCGCGCTCCCCGGCGGGCTGCGGCCTCCCCAACAAATCCGCCACCGCGGCAAGCTGGTATGGGTTCTCTGGGACGTGGACAACCTGCTCCAGTTCGACCAGCGCTATGCATCCATGCTGGCCCTGTTGCGCGAAGCCTTGCGCCACATTTTGCGCTAAGACCCGCAAACAGGACACGTGGGGGTCGCCGCGCGCTTCGGACTGCCCTTCATTGTCGCTCATGGGCGACCGAGAGGAGATTTTCTTTCCATGTTTATCGCGCTTGGACTCACCTTCCTTGGCATGGCCCTTGGCTTTCTGCTGCGCGGCCAGCCCTGGATTACCTCGCTGACACGCTGCGTTACACCCGCCATCATGCTGCTGCTTTTTGCGCTGGGCATCTCTGTGGGCAGCAACGAGCTGCTCATACAGTCCCTGCCACGACTTGGCGGCGCAGCTCTGGTTCTCACGGTAGCGGGCATTCTGGGTTCCTTAGCCTGCGCGGCGCTGATTCGCCGATTCTTCGCCAAAACGCCCACGCCTGCGGGGATTTCACCCCAGCAAAAGGCAACGGATGCAGAGGCGCGCAGTCATGAAAGGTAGCCTCATCATCCTGTTTTTTTTCTGCTCCGGCGTACTGCTTGCACGCATGGGGCTGATACCCACCTATCTGGTGGAGCACGACTTCACGATATACGCCCTGTGGCTGCTCATGCTGCTGGTGGGCATTTCCATCGGCTCCGACCGCAGGCTGGGCGAAATTCTGCGCACGCTGCGTCCGCGCGTTTTGTTGCTGCCGCTGGCAACCACGGTGGGCACCTTTACGGGCACGGCCCTCATGAGCCTGTTTCTTGCTTACAGCGTGAGCGAGTGCATGGCTGTGGGCGCGGGCTTTGCCTACTACTCGCTGTCGTCCATCTTCATTTCGCAGTACAAAGGGCCGGAACTCGGCACCATTGCGCTTATCAGCAACATTGCCCGCGAGCTCATCACCCTGCTGCTCACGCCCCTGCTTGCGCGATATCTTGGGCCGCTGGCGCCGATCTGTTGCGGCGGAGCCTCTACCATGGATACAACGCTGCCTGGTATTACCCGGTATTGCGGCAAAGACTGGCTTTTTGTTTCCATCGTACACGGCATGGTGCTGGATTTCAGCGTGCCGTTCTGGGTGATTTTTTTCTGTACCCTTTAGAATAGTCACCCCAATGCGGGAGGGTATTGAGCCTGTCAGGCTGATTTACGCAAACCCGACTTTTACGGCCTGAATGCGTCAGCGCCGGGATTTTGATGCTCACGGATTTAAGAGTAGATAAACTTTGAAAATATACATTTTCAAAGTTCAAGGCACGCCAGTTCCGGCACTTAACAGCGCAAATAAATTGCGCTTATGCCTTCACGGCGGGTGCCTGCTTTCGCAGTCACTAAAGCAATTTCAAAATAAAATTACTCAAGTACGCTGCGCTCAAAATCCCGGCGCTTCCTTTCCAGATCGCAAAAAACGTATTTTGCAAATTCGCCCAACACCAACCATCGCCTTCGCTCCGCTTTGGCGAGTATAAGGAAGGCGACTCCACGACCCGCTTCTGATCATGAATAGCATCCTGTTATTCGTAACTTTTCAATGACCAAGACTGACTGGGAATCTGGCTGAAACGGCCCCCCGCCCAAAGCGAAAACGGACTCTGGCATTTACGCGTCGCGGAGGAAGATCACCTGAGAGAGTGCAGCGAGTGAAGGAAGCTCCCGCAGCACAAGACGCGTGCCCTCGCAAACCCACGGTAATTGAAACCCCAAAGGGGGGGGGGACACCTGATCTGGGGGGAGTGCAGAGGGGGACGAGGAGGGGGCGCAGCCCCATAACCGACCCCCTTTGCCCCGCGCCGAGAGTGCGCAATCCCGCCGCAAGACGAAACACGTAACCAGATTCCTGCCTTGCCAGATCGCTCAAAAGCGCTCACTATAAACGCAAGCCTGAAAACAGACCGCGGAGGAACTGCTCATGGCCCGCATGCGATCTACAAAACAAAAGCTTAAAGAATGCCTTGTCAGCCCGCAGTGGCGTGAACACCTGGACGAAATCGCCCAAGGCGGCCTTGAAAATGTTGGGCCGCTCTTTTCCTTTCTTCTGCTCGGCCCCCAGACCATGCACCGCGCCGCTGTTGCGCTGGGGCAGGTAACGGCGCGCCTGATGCAGGAACAGCCGGAATCGGCCAGGAATATCATCCGCCGCCTCATGTGGCACCTCAACGAAGAATCCGGCAACATCGGCTGGGGCATCCCCGAGGCCTTTGCAGAAATCCTCGCTGCCAGCGAATCTCTGGCCAAGGATTTTCACCGCATTCTTATCAGCTACATCATTGATCTTGGCCGCGACGACAACTATTGCGACAACGACACCCTGCGCCGCTCCTGCTACTGGGCCATCGGGCGTCTTGCCCATACCCGCCCGCAGTTGTGCCTGACCGCCCGCCCCTGGCTGCTGAAAGGGCTGGAAGACGTTGACCCTGTCTGTCAGGGCATGGCCGCATGGGCGCTCAGCCAACTGCCGCCCGACCTCATGGACGCCCCTGCTTTGCGCCGTCTGGCCGAAGCGGGCAACACAGCCCCCTGCGAACTTTTTGACGGCGAAGATGTTTACGAAAAAACCGCCAGCCAGATTGCTGCCGAGGCCCTTGAGGGCAAGCTGAAGTAACGTTCTTCTTGGCGCACCCCGCAAGCCATTGTTGACCTTTGCCATAAATAGAAAGCTCCCCCGGAACCGCGAGATTCCGGGGGAGCTTTGTTATGCCAGCCGCAAGCGGCGGCTTTCAGTTATTCTTCTGCTATTCTTCGGCCAGGGCGCGCACGGGTTCGCCGTAAGCGTCGTTCACTGTTCCCTTGATATTCATAA
This window harbors:
- a CDS encoding 2-oxoacid:acceptor oxidoreductase family protein, with amino-acid sequence MSNAYQDVIIAGFGGQGVMLIGNLLAQAGMEHGLEVSFIPVYGAEMRGGTANCTVVLDEHHIGSPLVREPMSTIILNEPSLSKFQPRLSADGVQIVNASLVAQNLLDAAKRTVYIPVNDMAHELGNVKMANMVALGAWLKATGALPLNVVQEALNRVVSAHYAKLISANAKALEQGYNFA
- a CDS encoding LysO family transporter, which translates into the protein MFIALGLTFLGMALGFLLRGQPWITSLTRCVTPAIMLLLFALGISVGSNELLIQSLPRLGGAALVLTVAGILGSLACAALIRRFFAKTPTPAGISPQQKATDAEARSHER
- a CDS encoding indolepyruvate ferredoxin oxidoreductase subunit alpha, which translates into the protein MSRVVFMEERCKGCRLCVEVCPVHILRPSGRFNRHGYEVMEMEGQCTGCASCAVMCPDVAIRVFKSAKTKGDKA
- a CDS encoding DVU0298 family protein, whose protein sequence is MARMRSTKQKLKECLVSPQWREHLDEIAQGGLENVGPLFSFLLLGPQTMHRAAVALGQVTARLMQEQPESARNIIRRLMWHLNEESGNIGWGIPEAFAEILAASESLAKDFHRILISYIIDLGRDDNYCDNDTLRRSCYWAIGRLAHTRPQLCLTARPWLLKGLEDVDPVCQGMAAWALSQLPPDLMDAPALRRLAEAGNTAPCELFDGEDVYEKTASQIAAEALEGKLK
- the queA gene encoding tRNA preQ1(34) S-adenosylmethionine ribosyltransferase-isomerase QueA; the protein is MPTEEADFFLESYNFALPEAQIAQFPPEERGNSRLLVMPRQGALELEHHQFSDLPDCLPEGALLVANNSRVLQARLLGTRSTGGKVEFLLLTPLPLVLERGRPDKLGGSSAEVEGLIRSGGSIRDGEKLEFGAGISVTVLESGEFGHRRVRLAWDGDLSKAFAATGHIPLPPYIKRTDAEEDLSRYQTIYSREDKTGSVAAPTAGLHFTPEMRETLKARGFQWADVTLYVGYGTFSPVRSADIRGHRMHREYVEMPEATALAIAEAKREGRPVIAVGTTSLRSMEGVAELCGRVQPFTGWTDIFLYPGRPFRVVDGLLTNFHLPESSLIMLVSALAGRERVLAAYAEAVSRGYRFFSYGDAMLIR
- the coaBC gene encoding bifunctional phosphopantothenoylcysteine decarboxylase/phosphopantothenate--cysteine ligase CoaBC, whose amino-acid sequence is MSESKSGLNTPFDQSTRYERKRLHLGVCGSVACYKAADLLRAWTGMGIHVSATLTPGARRFVAPLLFESLGAAPVYEDMFSQGQDVFSHLEPGQHAQALVVAPASADALFRLAHGAAGDMLAAQALAFDGPIVIAPAMNPRMWANPATQANIDILRQRGAHIVIPACGGTACGEQGEGRLAPLHDIFLAALRALSPQDMAGKRVMVTLGPTREAWDGVRFWSNPSSGLMGAALAVAAWLRGAEVTAVCGPGVRARLPREIARHDVVSARDMFQAAADIWPGMDMGMFTAAVADFSPQPFGPRKFKKADAPDGLTVAFTPNPDILRTLSAGRKPGQKVLGFAAETAADMQALLPLAHTKLQGKKADVLAANRVNATDSGFGAVTNSMAVVDATGHEEIWPNQSKADVAWELCSWLLRS
- a CDS encoding lysine exporter LysO family protein, whose translation is MKGSLIILFFFCSGVLLARMGLIPTYLVEHDFTIYALWLLMLLVGISIGSDRRLGEILRTLRPRVLLLPLATTVGTFTGTALMSLFLAYSVSECMAVGAGFAYYSLSSIFISQYKGPELGTIALISNIARELITLLLTPLLARYLGPLAPICCGGASTMDTTLPGITRYCGKDWLFVSIVHGMVLDFSVPFWVIFFCTL
- a CDS encoding thiamine pyrophosphate-dependent enzyme, which codes for MQAQELDALRPAEGESLVFDTNPVLNERPTHYCPGCHHGIAHRLVSEVLHELGVAERTILVASVGCATFTYDYFNVDGLEAPHGRACAVATGVRRARPDAVVFTYQGDGDMAAIGMAESMHAANRGEKITGIFINNTVYGMTGGQMAPTTLVGQKTTTSRQGRSISNEGGPIRMAEIMAQLDGVAYSARCSLDSVKHVRESKKAMRKAFEVQLQGLGFGFIELLSGCPTNWHLDPIAANKRIAEAMMPVFPLGVYKDVTASVEADHV
- the vorB gene encoding 3-methyl-2-oxobutanoate dehydrogenase subunit VorB, encoding MSAATERVLIKGNEAVAFGAIDAGCRCYFGYPITPQNEVPESLSSLLPEVGGQFVQAESEVGAINMVLGAAASGIPALTSSSSCGISLMQEGISYMAGSQIPGVIVNMQRGGPGLGDIGPSQGDYFQAVKGGGHGDHRNLVLAPSTAQECYDFMFRAFALAFKYANPVMVLGDAIVGQIKEPVRRVPPRDAVPAEELAALAAPWRMEGYGRRGPGAQPRLLKSVYLAEGALAERNRMLMRKYESMKADCAFECVDTDDAELIVVAFGSIARIARSAIRQLRAQGHKIGLFRPITLFPFPDEALRALAPGRRFLVMEQNTGQMVEDVRLALFGQPGVAPASVLWHGVMPGLFIGADALREPMLQALKEN